The proteins below are encoded in one region of Sphaerodactylus townsendi isolate TG3544 linkage group LG06, MPM_Stown_v2.3, whole genome shotgun sequence:
- the LOC125435345 gene encoding endosome-associated-trafficking regulator 1-like — MPRPLLTGCSHSRCLNEEEEEIQPCFHHQNTPPPPDHLKNRINSGDNQLKDLGDPATFSSKGMPKNKSHSTGRQHEPKSRTYRKKMARQTLGLEKATLSPEQLGLGLEFQRPLYQEAVIVENLSEDDDDWRERYPLPAYDKVHLSRMPNVAPCNPYSYNSPSPESVEAFSTWPFSGNDQHNGCPTHTKVECYAPCEEPIENVAYTSSHLSYDELKEENSLLRRKIKRIQNFSESQAQMVRNLERKLQTTNKEEKETQDLEALMEKAEHSLQFMTQRALRAESDLEKAKQEMCFLQAELACYKMENESLRSGQSGNMGAVKHHIDVALQNLLRVTNHAHATIHQLVFGTETLTLVADLLKSVGRMSEIETENETQKQT; from the coding sequence ATGCCACGCCCACTCCTCACAGGCTGCTCACATTCCCGATGCCTgaatgaggaggaagaggaaatccAACCCTGTTTCCATCACCAGAATACTCCACCTCCTCCTGATCACCTCAAGAATCGCATCAACTCTGGAGACAATCAGCTGAAGGATTTAGGTGACCCAGCCACATTTTCCTCGAAAGGGATGCCTAAAAATAAGAGCCACTCTACAGGAAGACAACACGAACCAAAAAGCAGaacttacaggaaaaaaatggctagGCAAACACTGGGCCTTGAAAAAGCAACACTATCTCCAGAACAACTGGGCTTGGGCTTGGAATTTCAAAGGCCATTATATCAGGAAGCAGTAATTGTTGAAAATCTATCAGAGGATGACGACGACTGGAGAGAACGATACCCACTGCCTGCCTATGACAAAGTTCATCTATCCAGGATGCCCAATGTGGCCCCATGCAACCCTTACAGTTACAACTCACCTAGTCCTGAAAGCGTTGAGGCTTTCTCTACATGGCCATTCAGTGGTAATGACCAACATAACGGCTGTCCCACTCACACCAAGGTGGAATGTTATGCTCCCTGTGAAGAACCTATCGAAAATGTGGCTTATACCTCCTCACACTTGAGTTACGATGAGCTTAAGGAAGAAAATTCCTTGctcaggagaaaaattaaaaggaTTCAGAACTTTTCAGAAAGTCAGGCGCAGATGGTAAGAAACCTTGAGAGGAAACTGCAGACAACcaacaaagaagagaaagaaactcAGGATCTGGAAGCTTTGATGGAAAAGGCAGAACACAGTCTCCAGTTCATGACTCAAAGAGCTTTGAGGGCAGAGAGTGACCTGGAAAAGGCAAAACAAGAGATGTGCTTCCTCCAGGCTGAGCTAGCATGCTACAAGATGGAGAATGAAAGTTTGAGATCTGGCCAGTCCGGCAACATGGGAGCAGTCAAACACCACATAGATGTGGCTTTGCAGAACCTCCTGAGGGTCACCAACCATGCACATGCTACCATCCATCAGCTGGTCTTTGGGACTGAAACACTGACACTTGTTGCTGACCTCCTTAAATCTGTAGGCAGAATGTCTGAAATTGAAACGGAAAACGAAACACAGAAACAAACATAG